GGTTGGGCTACATCAGTCGTTATGCGTTGGGCCGCGACTACCACAAACTCTTACGTAACCGCCTAAAAAAACTGGGCGAGATGATTCAGCAACATTGTGGCTCGCTGAATTTTAGACCGTTTGTCGACTCTGCGCCCATTCTTGAACGTCCGCTGGCTGAAAAAGCCGGTCTCGGCTGGACAGGTAAGCACTCACTTACCCTTAACCGCGAGGCAGGTTCGTTCTTTTTTCTTGGTGAGCTACTGATCGATTTGCCCCTGCCCATCGACGTCCCTCAAGAAGAGGGGTGTGGAAAATGCGTGGCCTGCATGACAATTTGTCCGACTGGTGCGATTGTGGAACCTTACACTGTCGATGCCCGCCGCTGTATCTCGTATCTCACCATTGAGCTGGAAGGCGCGATCCCTGAAGAACTTCGCCCGCTGATAGGAAACCGAATCTATGGTTGTGATGACTGTCAGCTTATTTGCCCGTGGAATCGCTACTCGCAGCTGACCGTCGAGGATGATTTCAGTCCGCGCAAACCGCTACACGCCCCGGAACTGATTGAACTGTTCAACTGGAGCGAAGCAAGATTCCTGAAAGTCACGGAAGGTTCAGCCATTCGGCGCATTGGTCACTTACGCTGGTTGCGAAATATTGCTGTCGCACTCGGAAATGCGCCGTGGGATGACGCGGTGATTCAGGCGCTGGAAAGTCGCCGAGGTGAGCACCCACTTCTTGATGAGCACATAGAATGGGCGGTTGCCCAGCAAATTGAGAGGCGCAATGCTTGTGTGGTAGAAGTGCAATTACCGAAGAAACAGCGGCTGATCAGAGTGGTTGAAAAGGGTCTGCCGCGAGACGCCTGAATCATCCACAGCTTGTGTATAAAAATAAAAATGCATTGTGATTCAAGAGGGAAAAAATCGTCAAGTGATCGCATTAACATTTCGAAATGATAATTAATCTAATGTTTTCAACAAATTGTAAAGTTACTATTCACCCGGCGAAGTTTTTCGCATTCCAGGAATAATACCCTGACCTGTGGATAAGTCTGTTTACAAGAGTGTGTCAGAAGCAAAAGAAATCGTCCCCAACGTGATAACGCGTTGTGGATAATTTTATTGAGATAAGAATTTGGAGCGGGAAACGAGACTCGAACTCGCGACCCCGACCTTGGCAAGGTCGTGCTCTACCAACTGAGCTATTCCCGCTTGGGTGGTGCGTATCTTGCGATACTTTCAAATTTTGGAGCGGGAAACGAGACTCGAACTCGCGACCCCGACCTTGGCAAGGTCGTGCTCTACCAACTGAGCTATTCCCGCTTGGGTGGTGCATATCTTGCGATACTTTCAAATTTTGGAGCGGGAAACGAGACTCGAACTCGCGACCCCGACCTTGGCAAGGTCGTGCTCTACCAACTGAGCTATTCCCGCAAATTTGTTGCTGTCGTAATTTGCATTTCTGCGTCGTTACGGGAGGCGCATTATACGAGAAATCCTTCCAGCTGCAACCCCCCTAAAAGCGATTTTTTTATTTTTTTGTTCAAGTGCCGAATTATTCGCCAAAGCGCACAATTTAGCGGCAAAACAGCCATGACGCAAGTTCGTTGGCCGGATATCTGCGTTATCCGGCCCACACAATTACAGCTTAATAAAATGCTCGCGGTAGTACGCCAGTTCCGCCACCGACTCACGGATATCATCCATCGCCTG
This Citrobacter enshiensis DNA region includes the following protein-coding sequences:
- the queG gene encoding tRNA epoxyqueuosine(34) reductase QueG; the protein is MSEPLDLNQLAQNIKQWGLELGFQQVGITDTDLSEAEPKLQAWLDKQYHGEMDWMARHGMMRARPHELLPGTLRVISVRMNYLPANAAFASTLKNPRLGYISRYALGRDYHKLLRNRLKKLGEMIQQHCGSLNFRPFVDSAPILERPLAEKAGLGWTGKHSLTLNREAGSFFFLGELLIDLPLPIDVPQEEGCGKCVACMTICPTGAIVEPYTVDARRCISYLTIELEGAIPEELRPLIGNRIYGCDDCQLICPWNRYSQLTVEDDFSPRKPLHAPELIELFNWSEARFLKVTEGSAIRRIGHLRWLRNIAVALGNAPWDDAVIQALESRRGEHPLLDEHIEWAVAQQIERRNACVVEVQLPKKQRLIRVVEKGLPRDA